TCGACCAGGCTGAAGCCGAAGCCCGCAGGATGATCGGCGACGTGTCGGTCATCGAGTATAGCCAGCTGCTGACACGACAAGCAGCTGGGCGGGCCAACCGGGTCTACAACGGCGAATTGCCTCCCCGGGCAAACCCCCACAAAGCCGACGACAATGCAGGACCTTCGCGAAAGCGAATGCGCGGACAAGTGAAGCTTGCCCCTAGGAAGCGAATGGTTCCTGCTTCGTCGtactccgacgccgacgacgaagacgatgcCGAAGAGcatgacggcgaggaggaaagagaggaggaagaggaggtggaggccgtGGCCGAAAAGGCCGCGAACGAGGCGATCAAAGACCGCGTCGACACCCCTGGCTATACTCCTACTCCCAGTCCAGGTCACAAGGAGACCGGGGTGGAGTCAAACAGCTCCCCCCTTCGACGAAAGGATTTGGAAGGGGCGAAGGCCCTAGTTGCATTTTCGTCGGGCAAGGCGGTGAAAGGAGGTCGGGTCAAGAAGATCTCTAAAAAGAAAGGACTCGTTGACATCGCTCGCGTTTTCAGCGACGACGAGTCTTCTGACGAGACTTCGACTTTGCCCGCTGGCCACAGTCTGGACCTTTCGACTGCTCCCCTTCTTCCACTCGGCGTTGCTGGGGCAGgcggtagcgccgccgccggagcttcaGCCTCCGCCAAACGGATCGTGACGGCTGCAGCGAGGGTCTTTGGGAGCCCTCTGCGTGAACCAGCTGTTTCGCCGTTGGTCAAGACGAAGGGGAAGGGTGTGGCCGCCGAAGCATCTGCCTCGGAATATTCCCTTgcggcgccccacttcgcccCTGGTGATTTCGAGACCCGGGCGGACCTTATTCCCTTTGTGGAGGGAGTAAGCAATCTTGTCCTACCCGCCGGTACCTCGAGCCTGTTCACCGAACTGAATGAGTTCGATGAGGGGTGTTCTGCTATTAAAAGCTTGGCTGTTCAGGTAcgctttttctcccttcttcgttttcctctccccccttttttttacatcacaCAATTAACATTTTGTTCTCTTCGCCCGCTCTTATCTTGCCTCCAGATCCTTGCGGCTCACTGTTCGACAGAGCGAACCGTGCGGGCCCGTCTTGACGGATTTAAGAACCGTCTTCGGGCCAAGGACGACGAAATAAGCCGCAAGAACTTGGAGGTGGAGGCCCTCGCGAACACTCTCAAAGAGGTGAAAGTTGAAGTCAA
This window of the Oryza sativa Japonica Group chromosome 4, ASM3414082v1 genome carries:
- the LOC136356161 gene encoding uncharacterized protein; translated protein: MEARFVMLHKVCSRLSCRDLVEEFCMLRIFPLSQSWQVTVDQGEEVDSLPNLVLPEGTNMLTLDQAEAEARRMIGDVSVIEYSQLLTRQAAGRANRVYNGELPPRANPHKADDNAGPSRKRMRGQVKLAPRKRMVPASSYSDADDEDDAEEHDGEEEREEEEEVEAVAEKAANEAIKDRVDTPGYTPTPSPGHKETGVESNSSPLRRKDLEGAKALVAFSSGKAVKGGRVKKISKKKGLVDIARVFSDDESSDETSTLPAGHSLDLSTAPLLPLGVAGAGGSAAAGASASAKRIVTAAARVFGSPLREPAVSPLVKTKGKGVAAEASASEYSLAAPHFAPGDFETRADLIPFVEGVSNLVLPAGTSSLFTELNEFDEGCSAIKSLAVQILAAHCSTERTVRARLDGFKNRLRAKDDEISRKNLEVEALANTLKEVKVEVKRLQSELEKGKEARAEVDRLKAELEKGREAIAEVDRLQTELKEEKAHSAVLTDYYNLTEPKMEALRLKVSKAEASAVEESQWFSREMVKTTESARTACQTLRLALTDMGAKV